In Numenius arquata unplaced genomic scaffold, bNumArq3.hap1.1 HAP1_SCAFFOLD_51, whole genome shotgun sequence, the following proteins share a genomic window:
- the LOC141478698 gene encoding olfactory receptor 14C36-like — translation MSNSSSITQFLLLAFVDSRELQLLHFGLFLGIYLAALLGNALIITAIACDHRLHTPMYFFLLNLSVLDLGSISTTVPKAMANSLFDTRAISYWGCVAQLFFFLFFITAEYCLLTVMSYDRYVAICQPLHYGTLLGSRACVHMAAAAWGSGFLYALLHTANTFSLPLCQGNVLDQFFCEIPQILKLSCSHSYLREVGLVVVSVCLSFGCFVFIVVSYVQIFRAVLRIPSEQGRHKAFSTCLPHLAVVSLFLSTAAFAHLKPPSISSQVLDLVVAVLYSVVPPAVNPLIYSMRNQELKEVIRNLISWIFFKRETFTTSFHK, via the coding sequence atgtccaacagcagctccatcacccagttcctcctcctggcatttgtagactcacgggagctgcagctcttgcacttcgggctcttcctgggcatctacctggctgccctcctgggaaacgcgctcatcatcaccgccatagcctgtgaccaccgcctccacacccccatgtacttcttcctcctcaacctctccgttcttgacctgggatccatctccaccactgtccccaaagccatggccaattccctgtttgacaccagggccatctcctactggggatgtgtggcccagctcttcttctttctcttctttatcacagcagagtactgtcttctcaccgtcatgtcctacgaccgctacgttgccatctgccaacccctgcactacgggaccctcctgggcagcagagcttgtgtccacatggcagcagctgcctggggcagtgggtttctctatgctctcctgcacacggccaatacattttccctacccctctgccagggcaatgtcctggaccagttcttctgtgaaatcccccagatcctcaagctctcctgctcacactcctacctcagggaagttgggcttgttgtggtcagtgtctgtttatcatttggttgttttgttttcattgtggtgtcctatgtgcagatcttcagggccgtgctgaggatcccctctgagcagggacggcacaaagccttttccacgtgcctccctcacctggccgtggtctccctgtttctcagcactgcagcgtttgcccacctgaagcccccctccatctcctcccaagttctagacctggtggtggctgttctgtactcggtggtgcctccagcagtgaaccccctcatctacagcatgaggaaccaggagctgaaggaggtCATTAGGAATCTGATTTCATGGATATTTTTCAAGAGGGAGACATTTACCACCTCTTTCCACAAATga
- the LOC141478704 gene encoding olfactory receptor 14I1-like, protein MSNGTFIPQFLLLAFADTWELQLLHFGLFLGIYLAALLGNALIITAIACDHRLHTPMYFFLLNLSVLDLGSISTTIPKLIANFLWDSRAISYAGCAAQVFLLVFLMSAELCLLTIMSYDRYVAICQPLHYGTLLGSRACVHMAAAAWGSGFLNALLHTANTFSIPLCQGNVLGQFFCEIPQILKLSCSHSYLREFGLLVLTVCLVFGCFVFIVVSYVQIFRAVLRIPSEQGRHKAFSTCLPHLAVVSLFLSTGFFAHLKPSSISSPYLDLLVAVVYSLVPPVLNPLIYSMKNKEIKDALWKVILPVYFSRNKSSISLHR, encoded by the coding sequence ATGTCCAATGGCACCTTCAtcccccagttcctcctcctggcattcgcagacacatgggagctgcagctcttgcacttcgggctcttcctgggcatctacctggctgccctcctgggcaacgcactcatcatcaccgccatcgcctgtgaccaccgcctccacacccccatgtacttcttcctcctcaacctctccgttcttgacctgggctccatctccaccactatcCCCAAATTGATAGCAAATTTCCTCTGGGactccagggccatctcctatgcaggatgtgctgcccaggtctttctgttggtttttttaatgtcagcagaactctgtcttctcaccatcatgtcctacgaccgctacgttgccatctgccaacccctgcactacgggaccctcctgggcagcagagcttgtgtccacatggcagcagctgcctggggcagtgggtttctcaatgctctcctgcacacggccaatacattttccattcccctctgccagggcaatgtcctgggccagttcttctgtgaaatcccccagatcctcaagctctcctgctcacactcctacctcagggaatttGGGCTTCTTGTGCTTACTGTCTGTttagtgtttggttgttttgtgttcattgtggtgtcctatgtgcagatcttcagggccgtgctgaggatcccctctgagcagggacggcacaaagccttttccacgtgcctccctcacctggccgtggtctccctgtttctcagcactggcttctttgcccacctgaagccctcctccatctcctctccatacctggatctgttggtggctgttgtgtactcactggtgcctccagtactgaaccccctcatctacagcatgaagaACAAGGAGATCAAGGATGCCCTGTGGAAAGTGATTCTGCCAGTGTACTTCAGCAGGAATAAGTCTTCCATCTCTCTTCACAGGTGA